A window of Trichoderma atroviride chromosome 3, complete sequence contains these coding sequences:
- a CDS encoding uncharacterized protein (EggNog:ENOG41~TransMembrane:10 (i103-125o137-156i203-224o236-253i262-278o305-321i342-363o383-402i409-429o435-457i)) translates to MGSDNRRPGLFRETTADGRSSEPLLSRPDSSEEADLGDKDVERGRSSRSSGDGHAAAAPNPISGSGTMYEPLSRPANLSRRSTMRSRSPGELAASSARKKYTYAAFFLVLSLVAFCVQTELSAHIQGDLGWDKAYCMMFFTHSSWVLMWPVQLLILRLQKRDMPWDAFWRRHLQLVKSTALMVELQTLDVFGLQRPAAKSVRYVARTTAFITTALTVAGLSWYVAVSLTTPSDLTAIYNCSAFFAYAFSVPLLKEPLRLDKSVAVIIAIIGVLVVAYGDTGGQSAEGEGVNEGGEGVDVEAGNRFLGNIVIGVGSVLYGLYEVLYKRFACPPDGVSPGRGMIFANTFGSCIGLFTLSVLWIPLPLLHWTGLEIFELPNASTCWLILCAVLANATFSASFLILISLTSPVLSSVAALLTIFIVALADWFITGQPLSPAAIIGGSMIIVAFGALSWSTYREMMEHEIAKRKVDLTDSDEDGDLSSHED, encoded by the coding sequence AAGGACGTCGAGCGAGGCCGATCGTCACGATCCTCAGGCGACGGACACGCTGCGGCAGCGCCCAACCCCATCTCCGGCTCGGGCACCATGTACGAACCACTCTCGCGACCGGCGAACCTGTCTCGGCGCTCGACGAtgcgcagccgcagcccggGCGAATTGGCGGCCAGCTCGGCGCGCAAAAAGTACACGTACGCGGCCTTCTTCCTCGTGCTCAGCCTGGTGGCCTTTTGCGTGCAGACGGAGCTGAGCGCGCACATCCAGGGCGACCTGGGCTGGGACAAGGCCTACTGCATGATGTTCTTCACGCACAGCTCGTGGGTGCTGATGTGGCCGGTCCAGCTGCTCATCCTGCGCCTGCAGAAGCGCGACATGCCGTGGGACGCCTTCTGGCGCCGCCACCTGCAGCTGGTCAAGTCGACGGCCCTCATGGTCGAGCTGCAGACGCTCGACGTCTTTGGCCTGCAGCGGCCCGCGGCAAAGTCGGTGCGGTACGTGGCCCGAACCACGGccttcatcaccaccgccctGACCGTGGCGGGCTTGAGCTGGTACGTCGCCGTCAGCCTCACCACGCCGTCCGACCTCACCGCCATTTACAACTGctcggccttcttcgcctaTGCCTTCTCCGTGCCTCTGCTCAAGGAGCCGCTGCGCCTAGACAAGTCGGtggccgtcatcatcgccatcattggCGTCCTGGTCGTGGCTTATGGTGACACTGGCGGCCAATccgccgagggcgagggcgtgaacgagggaggagagggcgTGGATGTAGAAGCAGGCAACCGCTTTTTGGGCAACATTGTCATTGGCGTTGGCTCCGTGCTGTACGGCCTCTACGAGGTTCTGTACAAGCGCTTTGCCTGTCCTCCCGACGGCGTCTCCCCTGGCCGGGGTATGATTTTCGCAAACACGTTTGGCTCCTGCATCGGGCTCTTCACCTTGAGCGTGCTCTGGATCCCGCTGCCCCTCCTGCACTGGACCGGCCTGGAGATTTTTGAGCTTCCAAACGCCTCCACGTGCTGGCTCATCCTTTGTGCCGTGCTCGCCAATGCTACTTTCAGCGCCTCGTTCCTCATTCTCATCTCTCTTACGTCTCCCGTGCTGTCATCCGTCGCTGCTCTCCTTACAATCTTCATCGTTGCTCTTGCGGACTGGTTCATCACCGGCCAGCCATTGAGCCCCGCGGCCATCATTGGCGGCTCCATGATTATTGTTGCCTTTGGCGCACTGAGCTGGAGCACGTACCGAGAGATGATGGAGCACGAGATTGCCAAGCGCAAGGTGGATTTGACGGACAgtgacgaagatggcgacttGAGCAGCCATGAAGATTGA